One genomic window of Trichlorobacter lovleyi includes the following:
- a CDS encoding ABC transporter permease, whose translation MGKNSLIHLDLLQLIYAYALILLSVSLARFKQIGQERQMLWASLRMVVQLLAVGYLLQLVFTVRSPLLVILILLSMTGFSLQVIGSRIRQHMPHFYRIMGSSIIIGCGGVTFYFCLLVVGYSPWYDPRYLIPLAGMIIGNSMNGASLAAERLTAEMRERHDELETALCLGATARQAAEPALRTAYRAALIPTMNTMAATGIVALPGMMTGQILSGTEPLLAVRYQIAIMCAITAAVAITAFLILLQGYRSYFTPADQLRQQAPLP comes from the coding sequence GTGGGAAAAAACTCCCTGATACATCTTGACCTGCTGCAACTGATCTATGCCTACGCCCTGATCCTGCTCTCGGTCAGCCTGGCCCGTTTCAAGCAGATCGGCCAGGAGCGCCAGATGCTCTGGGCCTCGCTGCGGATGGTGGTGCAGCTGCTGGCAGTGGGCTACCTGTTGCAACTGGTCTTTACCGTCCGTTCGCCGCTGCTGGTGATCCTGATCCTGTTGAGCATGACCGGTTTCTCACTCCAGGTGATCGGTTCCCGTATCAGGCAGCATATGCCCCATTTTTACCGGATCATGGGCAGCTCAATTATAATCGGCTGCGGCGGGGTCACCTTTTACTTCTGCCTGCTGGTGGTGGGCTATTCTCCCTGGTATGACCCGCGCTATCTGATCCCCCTGGCCGGTATGATTATCGGTAACTCCATGAACGGTGCCAGTCTGGCAGCGGAACGGCTGACTGCCGAGATGCGGGAACGCCATGATGAGCTGGAGACCGCACTCTGCCTTGGCGCAACCGCCCGTCAGGCGGCGGAACCGGCCCTGCGCACCGCCTACCGGGCCGCCCTGATCCCCACCATGAACACCATGGCCGCCACCGGCATTGTGGCCCTGCCCGGCATGATGACCGGCCAGATCCTCTCAGGCACCGAACCGCTGCTGGCAGTGCGTTACCAGATCGCCATCATGTGCGCCATCACTGCCGCAGTTGCCATTACCGCCTTCCTGATCCTGCTGCAGGGCTACCGCAGTTATTTCACTCCTGCTGACCAGTTGCGACAGCAGGCCCCCCTGCCATGA
- a CDS encoding ABC transporter ATP-binding protein, whose product MIAPLPEPASVPLLRLEQIATVRKGPQGRTIPFLTGISWSCQAGELTALIGPSGGGKSSLIRLINRLEEPQQGRIMLAGTDINEIPPPLLRRRVGMMLQKAHMFQGSVLDNLQQPFRYRKTALPGADDPHLLQCLSLARLSPDYLQRDARTLSGGEQQRVNLARALINRPEVLLLDEPTSALDRPTTDSLGQTLLEICRSERLAVIMVTHDLRLSRRISDQTIYLEAGRIVESGRTAELFSSPQSKALQGFLAEPAEEP is encoded by the coding sequence ATGATCGCTCCCCTCCCCGAACCGGCATCCGTGCCATTACTGCGGCTTGAGCAGATAGCAACGGTCAGAAAAGGACCGCAGGGCCGGACCATACCGTTTCTGACCGGCATCAGCTGGTCATGTCAGGCCGGTGAACTGACGGCGCTGATCGGACCGTCGGGGGGCGGTAAAAGCTCTTTGATCCGGTTGATCAACCGGCTGGAAGAGCCGCAACAGGGACGTATCATGCTGGCCGGGACGGATATCAACGAGATCCCCCCTCCTCTGCTGCGGCGCCGGGTCGGGATGATGCTGCAAAAGGCCCATATGTTTCAGGGCAGCGTGCTCGACAACCTGCAGCAGCCGTTCCGGTATCGCAAAACGGCGTTGCCCGGGGCAGATGACCCGCACCTGCTGCAGTGCCTCAGCCTGGCCCGCCTTTCACCCGACTACCTGCAACGGGATGCCCGTACCCTTTCCGGCGGCGAACAACAGCGGGTCAACCTGGCCCGGGCCTTGATCAACCGGCCGGAGGTGCTGCTGCTGGATGAACCGACCAGTGCCCTTGACCGCCCCACCACCGACAGCCTGGGCCAGACCCTGCTGGAAATCTGCCGTTCCGAGAGGCTGGCCGTAATCATGGTCACCCACGACCTGCGGCTCTCCCGCAGGATCAGCGACCAGACCATCTATCTTGAAGCCGGACGGATTGTGGAGTCGGGCAGAACGGCAGAGTTGTTCAGTTCCCCACAGAGCAAGGCCCTGCAAGGGTTCCTTGCAGAACCGGCAGAGGAGCCGTAA
- a CDS encoding IclR family transcriptional regulator, protein MKESRNGSLSSIDKALGLFELIATSEEPQTSAALAQQIGLSPAKTFGLLNLLMDRGYVEQNKSLGHYTIGVHGIRLSQSIINNLSILKYAKPVMQSLEKEHDEAIYVAILKETDVVFLDMVDTEQSIRATPLIGQSFPFFTNAAGKVIMAFEPRDYLQRYLARLGRKRPAIDVEHFQEELRVIRDKGVAVDIGGLGENVTSVAVAVKDYAGKVLGALTLIAPSFRIIGERLEQEIIPSMLENAQMLSTRYGYAAV, encoded by the coding sequence ATGAAGGAATCCAGAAATGGTTCTCTTTCATCAATTGATAAGGCATTGGGACTTTTTGAGCTGATTGCCACGTCTGAAGAACCGCAAACTTCAGCCGCCTTGGCACAGCAGATAGGTTTAAGTCCGGCCAAGACATTTGGTTTGTTAAACCTTTTGATGGACAGAGGATATGTTGAGCAGAACAAGTCGCTCGGACACTACACGATCGGTGTGCACGGTATCCGCCTTTCACAGTCGATTATTAATAATCTTAGTATCTTGAAGTATGCAAAGCCGGTTATGCAGAGTCTTGAAAAGGAACATGACGAAGCGATCTATGTGGCCATACTGAAAGAAACCGATGTTGTGTTTCTGGATATGGTGGATACGGAGCAGAGCATTAGAGCCACGCCGCTCATCGGGCAAAGCTTTCCGTTTTTTACCAACGCTGCCGGCAAGGTCATCATGGCGTTTGAGCCGCGGGACTATTTACAGCGGTATCTTGCCAGGCTTGGGCGCAAAAGACCTGCAATTGATGTTGAGCACTTTCAGGAAGAGCTCCGTGTCATACGTGACAAAGGGGTCGCTGTTGATATTGGGGGGTTAGGTGAAAATGTCACCAGTGTCGCAGTTGCAGTCAAAGATTATGCCGGCAAGGTTCTGGGAGCACTGACGCTCATTGCGCCATCGTTCAGGATCATCGGCGAACGTCTGGAGCAAGAAATAATTCCTTCGATGCTTGAGAATGCACAGATGCTCTCAACTCGTTATGGCTATGCAGCGGTTTGA
- a CDS encoding DUF485 domain-containing protein: MAEQTYNWSAIAKNPKFIELHHKKTAFLFGWWIFSTIYYFLLPLGAAFAPGLFKIQILGRINFGYLFALSQFFVSWGLAMYYAHVANKDFDRLTRELVNELQ, translated from the coding sequence ATGGCGGAACAAACGTACAACTGGTCGGCGATAGCTAAAAATCCCAAGTTTATCGAACTGCACCACAAGAAAACAGCCTTCCTTTTCGGCTGGTGGATCTTCTCAACGATCTACTACTTCCTGCTTCCTCTGGGGGCTGCCTTTGCACCGGGTCTGTTCAAGATCCAGATCCTGGGCAGGATCAACTTTGGTTATCTGTTCGCTTTGTCGCAGTTTTTTGTGTCCTGGGGCCTGGCCATGTACTATGCCCATGTTGCCAACAAGGACTTCGACCGTCTGACCAGAGAACTGGTCAACGAACTTCAATAG